In one window of Sciurus carolinensis chromosome X, mSciCar1.2, whole genome shotgun sequence DNA:
- the Timp1 gene encoding metalloproteinase inhibitor 1, whose translation MAPFAPLASGILLLLSLIAPSRACTCVPPHPQMAFCNSDLVIRAKFMGEPEVNQTTLYQRYEVKMTKMYKGFNALGPAADIRFVYTPATESVCGYLHRSQNRSEEFLIAGQLRDGLLHITTCSFVVPWNSLSSAQRKGFTKTYTAGCEACTVFPCSSVPCKLQNNTHCLWTDQLHTGSEKGFQSRHLACLPREPGLCTWQSLQSRMS comes from the exons ATGGCCCCTTTTGCACCCTTGGCCTCTGGCATCCTGTTGTTGCTGTCACTGATAGCCCCCAGCAGGGCCTGCACCTGTGTCCCACCCCACCCACAGATGGCTTTCTGCAACTCTGATCTTG TCATAAGGGCCAAGTTTATGGGTGAACCAGAAGTTAACCAGACCACCTTATACCAGCGTTATGAGGTCAAGATGACAAAG ATGTATAAAGGCTTCAACGCCTTGGGGCCTGCCGCTGACATCCGGTTTGTCTACACCCCCGCCACGGAGAGCGTCTGCGGATACCTCCACCGCTCCCAGAACCGCAGCGAGGAGTTTCTCATCGCGG gaCAACTGCGGGATGGGCTCTTGCACATCACCACCTGCAGTTTCGTGGTTCCCTGGAACAGTCTGAGCTCAGCTCAGCGCAAAGGCTTCACCAAGACCTATACTGCTGGCTGTGAGGCATGCACA GTGTTTCCCTGTTCATCCGTGCCCTGCAAACTGCAGAATAACACTCATTGCTTGTGGACAGACCAGCTCCACACGGGCTCTGAGAAAGGATTCCAGAGCCGTCACCTCGCATGCCTGCCCCGGGAGCCGGGGTTGTGTACTTGGCAGTCCCTGCAATCTCGGATGTCCTGA